The window TTTAGAAGAAGTAGCAAGAGAAGGAGTGAATACGATTTGGAGTCAATTTTTATGAGTCTGTTGAAAGCTTTCCTTTTATTTTTTGCGCAACCACTATTTTGGGTAGGGGTGATTGCAGCGATTATAACAAGTATGAGACGGATAAAAAAAGAACGGACGATTTTTCGCGTAGCAATATATAAGGAATGGATTGAATTAAGAAATTACCTAACTATAGGAGTATTGGGTGGGATTATCTTATCCATTATTATGGTGCTAGTCGGGGTAACTGTTACAAGTGAATGGATTATTGTTTACCAAGTGGTATCCTTAGTCAGTATCATCCTATTTGGGTATCGTTTTATCCATCCAATCTTTACGATATCATTAACAGGGATTCTTTTATTAGTGGGCTCATTATCTATTTCAAATATTGACTTGGCTCGATTAAATCTACCTGTTAATTCAGCTATTTGGCAACTAGATTTTGTTAATTTCAGCCTGATACAAAATAGTTTAATTGTTATTTTTGTAGCGATTATTTTCTCTATTATTCAATTGAAACCAACTAAATTAATGTTGTCTCCTAATTTTCGGAAAACAAGTCGTGGTAAGTGGATTGCAAGTTATTTAATTCGTCCTTTCTATTTCTTACCATTATTTTTGTTTGTTCCAGGAGAACAATTTACTGCAATTTTTGAGTGGTGGCCAGTATTTTCATTAGGGAACACCTCCTATACGATTGTTGCACTTCCATTATTAATTGGATTTAGATTTAAGATTCAAGGGCAAGTACCTAAAAAAGCAATTAAATCTCTAAAACAAGACTTAATGATTTTGGCAGGAATGAATCTTTTATTAATTATTGTTAGCTATTTTGTTGAATATTTGGCTGAAGCGAGTATCATTGTAGTTGGATTAGGCGGACTGTTAGTGCTATTCCGTCATTATATGCGAGAGCGTAATTGGAAATTTTTATTTGGTCCAGTAGGAGACGGATTGAAAATTATCGGACTTCGTGAAGATACTCCAGCAACAAAAATGAATTTAGAAGTTGGAGAGACAATCATTCTTTGCAATCAACAAGAAGTTAGAAATGAAGAAGAATTTTATAGCGCATTGTTATTAAATAGTGCATATTGTCATTTGAAAATTCGTGGTATTGATGGTGAATATCGTTTAACAGAAACGGCGATTTATGCTGATTCACCTCATGAACTGGGCGTTGTTACAATACCAGAAAAATTAAGTTAATAAAATCAATATCTTAGGGGGAAATCATGAAAAAAGTATTAATTGTTGATGACGAAGAATCAATTTTAACCTTATTAGCTTTTAACTTGGAAAAAGCAGGCTATCAAGTTCAAACAGCAATTGATGGTTTAGCAGGATATGAACTAGCTTTAGCCAATGACTATGCCTTTATTATTTTAGATTTAATGTTACCATCAATGGATGGTATGGAGGTTTGTAAACAATTAAGACAAGAAAAAATTGACACGCCCATTATGATTTTAACAGCTAAAGATGATGAACTAGAAAAAATTATTGGCTTGGAATTAGGGGCTGATGATTATATGACCAAACCTTTTAGTCCTAGAGAAGTTTTAGCAAGAATGAAGGCTATTATGCGTCGAATAAAACCGGAGCAGCAGAAGAAATCAGTAGATAATGAAGAAACGTTAGAAGCTGTTGAAATTGGCGATATTCAAATTTTTCCTGAATTATATGAAGTGAAGGTTCGTGGAGCTTTGATTGAGGTAACACCTAAGGAATTTGAGTTATTATTATATATGATGAAACGTGTCAATCGTATTTTGAGTCGAGAGCAATTATTAAATGCCATTTGGAATTTTGATTATGCTGGAGAAACGCGAATTGTTGATGTCCACATTAGTCATTTGCGTGAAAAAATTGAATTGGATACTAAAAATCCTATGTATATCCGCACAGTTCGTGGTTTTGGTTATAAATTTGAGGTTCCTCGTGTATGAAAAAGTTACAATTTCGGATCGTGATTATTTTCATATTGAATTTTAGTTTGTTGAGTCTATGTATTGGTCTCTTTTCTAACAATTTATTAAAAGAGTACGGAATTGCCAATCAACAACAACATTTGCAAGACAATGCTGAATTAGTTCGTAGTTTATTGAACACTAAGGATTTAAATGCAGATCAGCTAGAAGCGATTGTTTCCCCTTTGAAAGAATTAAAAGGGATGGACAATGAGCGTGTTACTTTGGTTCGCAACAATGGTGAAGTGGTTTATGATTCTGAAGTTGAGGCTGCTACTTTAGACAATCATCGCACTCGATCTGAAATAAAAAATGTGTTAGATGGTAACAAATTAGGAACTACGGAACGAGAGAGTACCTCAACTAATGAAACACTTTATTATGTGGCCGTCCCAGTTCAAAATCAACAAAATCAATTGATTGGTGTTTTAAGATTAG is drawn from Carnobacterium gallinarum DSM 4847 and contains these coding sequences:
- a CDS encoding topological determinant of cell division, which produces MSLLKAFLLFFAQPLFWVGVIAAIITSMRRIKKERTIFRVAIYKEWIELRNYLTIGVLGGIILSIIMVLVGVTVTSEWIIVYQVVSLVSIILFGYRFIHPIFTISLTGILLLVGSLSISNIDLARLNLPVNSAIWQLDFVNFSLIQNSLIVIFVAIIFSIIQLKPTKLMLSPNFRKTSRGKWIASYLIRPFYFLPLFLFVPGEQFTAIFEWWPVFSLGNTSYTIVALPLLIGFRFKIQGQVPKKAIKSLKQDLMILAGMNLLLIIVSYFVEYLAEASIIVVGLGGLLVLFRHYMRERNWKFLFGPVGDGLKIIGLREDTPATKMNLEVGETIILCNQQEVRNEEEFYSALLLNSAYCHLKIRGIDGEYRLTETAIYADSPHELGVVTIPEKLS
- a CDS encoding response regulator transcription factor; this translates as MKKVLIVDDEESILTLLAFNLEKAGYQVQTAIDGLAGYELALANDYAFIILDLMLPSMDGMEVCKQLRQEKIDTPIMILTAKDDELEKIIGLELGADDYMTKPFSPREVLARMKAIMRRIKPEQQKKSVDNEETLEAVEIGDIQIFPELYEVKVRGALIEVTPKEFELLLYMMKRVNRILSREQLLNAIWNFDYAGETRIVDVHISHLREKIELDTKNPMYIRTVRGFGYKFEVPRV